From Psychrobacillus sp. FSL K6-2836, a single genomic window includes:
- the nusA gene encoding transcription termination factor NusA, translated as MSSELLDALTALEQQKGISRDVLIEAIEAALVTAYKRNFNQAQNVRVDINLATGTMLVYSRKDVVEEVADDRLQISLEDARVINPHYAIGDVVEEEVTPRNFGRIAAQTAKQVVTQRVREAERGLIYEEYVDREDDIVNGIVERLDARNIYVGLGKVEAVLPANEQIQTETYRPHERIKVYITKVERTTRGPQVFVSRTHPGLLRRLFEMEVPEIFEGIVEIKSIAREAGDRSKISVFAHNDEIDPVGSCVGAKGARVQTIVNELSGEKIDIVEWSEDPVVFVANALSPSKVIDVQVNEEEKSTTVVVPDYQLSLAIGKRGQNARLAAKLTGWKIDIKSETDARELGIYPNENSPQLIIENLDEEELDDFDFYKEEE; from the coding sequence GTGAGTAGTGAATTATTAGATGCGTTAACTGCGCTCGAGCAACAAAAGGGAATTTCAAGAGATGTTTTAATAGAAGCAATTGAAGCTGCTTTAGTGACAGCATACAAAAGAAATTTTAACCAAGCCCAAAATGTTCGAGTGGATATTAACTTAGCTACTGGTACTATGCTGGTTTATTCAAGAAAAGATGTAGTAGAAGAAGTAGCGGACGATCGTTTGCAAATTTCTTTAGAAGATGCGCGCGTTATAAACCCACACTACGCAATTGGTGATGTAGTGGAAGAGGAAGTAACTCCACGTAATTTTGGACGTATTGCAGCTCAAACAGCTAAACAAGTTGTAACTCAACGTGTACGTGAAGCTGAACGTGGTCTGATTTACGAAGAATATGTGGATCGTGAAGATGATATCGTAAATGGTATCGTTGAACGTTTAGATGCACGGAATATATACGTGGGATTAGGAAAAGTTGAGGCAGTATTACCTGCAAATGAGCAAATTCAAACAGAGACATACCGACCGCATGAACGTATCAAAGTGTATATTACGAAAGTAGAACGCACAACACGTGGTCCACAAGTATTCGTTTCTAGAACACATCCTGGCTTACTTCGTCGCTTGTTTGAAATGGAAGTACCAGAAATCTTTGAAGGTATTGTCGAGATTAAGTCAATTGCTCGTGAAGCAGGGGACCGCTCTAAGATTTCCGTTTTTGCACATAATGATGAAATTGATCCAGTCGGTTCATGTGTTGGTGCAAAAGGAGCTCGAGTTCAAACAATTGTGAATGAGTTAAGTGGAGAGAAAATTGACATAGTTGAATGGTCTGAAGATCCTGTAGTGTTTGTCGCAAATGCGCTAAGTCCTTCTAAAGTAATCGACGTTCAAGTAAATGAAGAAGAAAAATCCACAACCGTTGTAGTTCCGGATTATCAGTTGTCTCTTGCAATTGGTAAGAGAGGTCAAAATGCTCGTCTTGCTGCAAAACTGACTGGTTGGAAGATTGATATTAAAAGTGAAACAGATGCTAGAGAACTTGGCATTTATCCAAATGAAAATTCTCCACAGCTTATAATAGAAAACTTGGATGAAGAGGAATTGGATGATTTCGATTTTTACAAAGAAGAAGAATAA
- the rbfA gene encoding 30S ribosome-binding factor RbfA, whose amino-acid sequence MSMRANRVAEQMKKELGEIIGRKLKDPRIGFITVTDVAVTGDLQQATIYITVLDGNRADTLKALEKAKGFIRSEIGQRIRLRITPELIFEYDESAAYGNRIDDLLRQINKPSE is encoded by the coding sequence ATGTCAATGCGTGCTAACCGAGTTGCTGAACAAATGAAAAAAGAGTTGGGCGAAATCATCGGACGAAAGTTAAAGGATCCACGTATTGGTTTTATCACTGTCACAGATGTAGCTGTAACTGGTGATTTACAACAAGCGACGATTTACATTACTGTGCTTGATGGAAACCGAGCTGATACTTTAAAAGCTTTAGAAAAAGCGAAAGGGTTTATTCGTTCTGAAATAGGACAGCGTATTCGCTTACGTATCACGCCTGAACTAATCTTTGAATATGATGAATCTGCAGCTTATGGTAATCGTATAGATGATTTATTAAGACAAATTAATAAACCATCTGAGTAA
- the rnpM gene encoding RNase P modulator RnpM, which produces MAVQKKIPLRKCVATGEMFPKKEMIRIVRSKEGEVSVDLTGKKSGRGAYVSKSIEAVNQAKKKNSLGTHLEAPIPNEIYDQLIVIIEREKLK; this is translated from the coding sequence ATGGCGGTTCAAAAGAAAATACCGTTACGTAAATGTGTTGCTACTGGTGAAATGTTTCCGAAAAAAGAAATGATTCGTATAGTCCGTTCGAAAGAAGGAGAAGTTTCCGTGGACCTAACAGGAAAAAAATCAGGTCGTGGTGCTTATGTATCTAAATCTATCGAAGCGGTAAACCAAGCGAAAAAGAAAAATTCATTAGGCACTCATTTAGAAGCACCAATTCCAAATGAAATATATGATCAGTTAATCGTTATTATTGAAAGAGAAAAACTCAAATGA
- a CDS encoding DUF503 domain-containing protein produces the protein MIVYADCEFLIPTAHSLKEKRAVLQRMLTRTKQKYNVSISELDHQNTWQHTTIGIVAIASQKDAAERELMNAIRFLESNPEWECININKEYL, from the coding sequence ATGATTGTATATGCAGACTGCGAATTTCTCATTCCCACTGCACATTCTTTGAAAGAAAAACGAGCAGTTCTTCAACGAATGCTCACGAGAACAAAACAAAAGTATAATGTTTCTATTTCAGAATTAGACCATCAAAATACGTGGCAGCATACAACTATTGGAATTGTTGCAATTGCATCCCAAAAAGATGCAGCTGAACGAGAACTTATGAACGCGATCCGTTTCTTAGAATCTAATCCTGAATGGGAATGCATTAATATAAATAAGGAATATTTATAA
- the infB gene encoding translation initiation factor IF-2, whose amino-acid sequence MTKIRVHEYAKQIDKSSKEVIEQLGKMNIQVTNHMSTLEGDAISKLDGIYKKSSQQTNKPAQTSAKPAQQNQSRPASQGQQNQSRPASQGQQNQSRPASQGQQRSTSQGQSRPSNQGQQRSASQGQSRPSNQSNTKPATSGSNTQGSSTQGTNNQPKKTFTNNKAPGGAYRPGGQNRPGGNRPGQKFQKRRKGPTTPVQPPVPRKERELPAKITFTDSLTVLELSKKIGREPAEIIKKLFLLGVMATINQVLDKDAIELICADYGVEVEEEIRIDITDLEVHFDPTPEDSTNQSERPPVVTIMGHVDHGKTTLLDSIRHTKVTAGEAGGITQHIGAYQIVDNDKKITFLDTPGHAAFTTMRARGAKITDITILVVAADDGVMPQTVEAINHAKAAEVPIIVAVNKMDKPSANPDRVMQELTEHGLVPEAWGGETIFVPISALKGEGIDNLLEMVLLVSEVGELKANPKRLALGTVIEAQLDKGRGSVATLLVQDGTLKVGDPIVVGHAFGRVRAMVNDLGRRVKEAGPSTPVEITGLNEVPQAGDRFVVFEDEKTARQVGESRASEAQVTQRSEKTRVTLDNLFDQMKQGEMKELNLIVKADVQGTVEAMAASLMKIDVEGVNVRIIHTGAGAITESDISLAAASNAIVIGFNVRPDTNAKRMADQEGVDIRLHRIIYKVIEEIEFAMKGLLDPEFQEKIIGQAEVRETFKVSKVGTIAGSYVTEGKISRDSGVRVIRDGIVIFEGELDTLKRFKDDAKEVAKGYECGITIKNFNDIKEGDIVEAFIMEEIKR is encoded by the coding sequence ATGACTAAAATCAGAGTTCATGAATACGCGAAACAAATAGATAAATCGAGTAAAGAAGTTATTGAGCAACTAGGAAAGATGAATATTCAAGTAACGAATCATATGTCTACACTTGAAGGAGATGCTATCAGCAAACTTGATGGTATCTATAAAAAGTCATCGCAACAAACAAACAAACCTGCTCAAACATCTGCAAAACCAGCACAACAAAATCAATCAAGACCTGCAAGTCAAGGTCAACAAAATCAATCAAGACCTGCAAGTCAAGGTCAACAAAATCAATCAAGACCTGCAAGCCAAGGTCAACAAAGATCAACTTCACAAGGACAGTCTAGACCATCCAATCAAGGTCAACAAAGATCTGCGTCACAAGGACAATCAAGACCGTCTAACCAATCGAATACAAAACCTGCTACTTCAGGAAGCAATACTCAAGGTAGTAGTACACAAGGTACAAATAACCAACCTAAAAAAACATTCACTAATAACAAAGCTCCAGGTGGTGCTTATCGTCCGGGTGGGCAAAATCGTCCAGGTGGTAATAGACCAGGTCAAAAATTCCAAAAGCGTAGAAAAGGCCCTACTACACCAGTTCAGCCACCAGTGCCAAGAAAAGAACGCGAACTTCCAGCGAAAATTACGTTTACCGATTCTTTAACGGTTCTAGAACTTTCGAAAAAAATCGGTCGTGAACCGGCAGAGATTATCAAAAAACTATTCCTACTTGGCGTTATGGCAACAATAAACCAAGTGTTAGATAAGGATGCAATCGAACTTATTTGTGCAGACTATGGTGTAGAAGTGGAAGAAGAAATTCGAATCGATATTACTGATTTGGAGGTTCACTTCGATCCTACTCCAGAAGACAGTACTAATCAATCGGAGCGTCCACCAGTAGTTACAATTATGGGGCACGTTGACCATGGTAAAACAACGCTTCTTGACTCCATTCGTCATACAAAAGTAACTGCTGGGGAAGCAGGCGGTATTACGCAACATATCGGTGCCTACCAGATAGTAGATAATGACAAAAAGATTACGTTCTTAGATACACCAGGACATGCTGCATTTACTACAATGCGTGCACGTGGTGCGAAAATTACGGATATCACGATTCTTGTAGTTGCAGCAGATGATGGTGTTATGCCTCAAACGGTAGAAGCTATTAACCACGCTAAAGCAGCTGAGGTGCCTATTATCGTTGCAGTAAACAAAATGGATAAACCGTCGGCTAACCCAGATCGTGTTATGCAAGAGTTAACAGAGCATGGTTTAGTTCCTGAAGCATGGGGTGGAGAAACTATCTTCGTACCAATTTCAGCATTAAAAGGTGAAGGAATCGACAATTTATTAGAAATGGTATTACTTGTTTCTGAAGTTGGAGAGTTAAAAGCAAATCCAAAACGCCTTGCATTAGGAACTGTAATTGAAGCTCAACTTGATAAAGGTAGAGGTTCTGTTGCCACATTACTAGTTCAAGATGGTACGTTAAAAGTTGGAGATCCTATCGTTGTTGGTCATGCATTCGGACGCGTAAGAGCAATGGTTAATGACCTTGGTCGTCGTGTGAAAGAGGCAGGTCCATCTACACCAGTTGAAATAACAGGCTTAAACGAAGTGCCACAAGCTGGAGATCGCTTTGTTGTATTTGAAGATGAAAAAACAGCTCGTCAAGTTGGAGAATCTCGTGCATCAGAAGCACAAGTTACTCAGCGCTCAGAAAAAACTCGTGTAACATTGGACAATTTATTTGATCAAATGAAACAAGGGGAAATGAAAGAGTTAAACTTAATCGTAAAAGCAGACGTTCAAGGAACTGTTGAAGCGATGGCTGCTTCCTTAATGAAAATAGATGTAGAAGGCGTAAATGTTCGCATCATTCATACTGGAGCAGGTGCTATTACGGAATCAGATATTAGCTTAGCAGCTGCATCAAATGCAATTGTTATCGGATTCAACGTTCGACCGGATACAAATGCTAAACGTATGGCCGATCAAGAAGGCGTAGATATTCGTTTACACCGTATTATTTATAAAGTAATCGAAGAAATCGAATTTGCTATGAAGGGACTACTAGACCCTGAATTCCAAGAGAAAATTATCGGTCAAGCGGAGGTTCGTGAAACTTTCAAAGTATCTAAAGTTGGTACGATTGCTGGTTCTTACGTAACGGAAGGTAAGATTTCAAGAGATAGTGGTGTTCGTGTGATTCGTGACGGAATTGTTATTTTTGAAGGGGAACTTGATACGCTAAAACGCTTCAAAGATGATGCAAAAGAAGTTGCTAAAGGATATGAATGTGGTATCACGATTAAAAACTTCAATGATATCAAAGAAGGCGATATCGTAGAAGCGTTTATAATGGAAGAAATTAAACGATAA
- a CDS encoding YlxQ family RNA-binding protein: MTLEEQISNLLGLATRARKTITGEELVVKEIRSKKAKLVVLSNDASKNTAKKINDKCASFNVELHVFGDRHDLGHATGKEARVAIAIMDDGFAKKLSGLLNEYNRG, encoded by the coding sequence ATGACATTAGAAGAACAAATATCTAATCTATTGGGTTTAGCGACTCGAGCAAGAAAAACAATAACTGGTGAAGAATTAGTAGTAAAAGAAATAAGAAGCAAAAAGGCAAAACTAGTTGTTTTATCGAATGATGCTTCTAAGAATACGGCAAAAAAAATTAATGATAAATGTGCATCTTTTAACGTTGAGCTGCATGTCTTTGGAGACCGGCACGATCTCGGACATGCGACGGGAAAAGAGGCCAGGGTGGCAATAGCCATTATGGATGACGGTTTCGCTAAAAAACTGTCCGGCCTTCTCAACGAATATAACCGGGGGTGA
- the rimP gene encoding ribosome maturation factor RimP, with amino-acid sequence MSNITSKIEELVSPILQELNLDLVDIEYVKEGRDWFLRIYIDTPAGGIDIEQCAQVSEKLSEKLDVEDPISENYFLEVSSPGAERPLKKDDDFTKAIGKYVYIKTYEPVNGAKEFEGTLLSYSIEEGALIEVRVKTRRVKIQIEKEKIALARLAIDFSA; translated from the coding sequence ATGAGTAATATTACAAGTAAAATTGAAGAACTTGTATCGCCTATTCTACAAGAGTTAAATTTAGATCTTGTAGATATAGAATATGTAAAAGAAGGCCGAGATTGGTTTTTACGTATTTATATTGATACCCCAGCTGGCGGTATTGATATTGAACAATGCGCTCAAGTTAGTGAAAAGTTAAGTGAAAAGCTAGATGTAGAGGATCCAATATCGGAAAATTACTTCTTAGAGGTTTCTTCTCCTGGAGCAGAACGACCTTTGAAAAAAGATGATGACTTCACAAAAGCGATTGGCAAGTATGTTTATATCAAAACATACGAACCAGTGAACGGGGCAAAGGAATTTGAAGGGACATTACTTTCTTATTCAATAGAAGAAGGCGCATTAATCGAAGTACGAGTTAAAACTAGAAGAGTAAAAATTCAAATTGAAAAAGAGAAAATTGCACTTGCTCGTTTAGCAATTGATTTCTCTGCATAA
- the truB gene encoding tRNA pseudouridine(55) synthase TruB: MYEGILPLWKEKGMTSHDCVFKLRKILKMKRIGHTGTLDPSVEGVLPICLGQATKVSEYIMDQGKTYVATISIGTSTTTEDADGDIVENDLTPKSFSRAKILEVLAELTGEITQIPPMYSAVKVNGKKLYEYAREGKEVERPSRKVTIHNIDLLDDKAIFSGQEVAFNIEIDCGKGTYIRTLAVQIGELLGYPAHMSSLVRTASGSFTQAQCLTLADVQEAVDEHALSDTLLPLREALSAWPTLEVNDENKKSITNGQVVEIHPLLAENEKIVYELLENPIAVYIKHPTKSGMMKPEKMFSSEKGD; the protein is encoded by the coding sequence ATGTACGAAGGAATATTGCCTTTATGGAAAGAAAAAGGAATGACCTCACATGATTGTGTATTTAAACTTAGAAAAATCCTTAAAATGAAACGAATTGGTCATACAGGAACACTGGATCCTAGCGTTGAAGGAGTTTTACCCATTTGTTTAGGACAAGCGACAAAGGTGTCTGAATACATAATGGATCAAGGGAAAACGTATGTAGCTACTATATCTATTGGTACATCAACGACCACTGAAGATGCAGATGGTGATATTGTAGAAAATGACTTAACTCCAAAATCTTTTTCCCGAGCAAAGATTTTAGAAGTATTAGCTGAGCTGACAGGAGAAATTACTCAAATACCCCCGATGTATTCTGCAGTCAAGGTGAATGGGAAAAAACTATATGAATATGCCCGTGAAGGAAAAGAAGTGGAACGTCCAAGTAGAAAAGTGACGATTCACAATATTGATTTACTGGACGATAAAGCTATTTTTTCAGGACAGGAAGTTGCGTTCAATATAGAAATTGACTGTGGAAAAGGAACCTATATCCGTACCCTCGCAGTTCAAATTGGAGAACTTCTTGGATATCCGGCACATATGTCTTCTTTGGTCAGAACTGCTTCCGGAAGCTTTACTCAAGCTCAATGTTTAACTTTAGCCGATGTACAGGAAGCTGTAGATGAACATGCTTTGTCAGATACGCTACTCCCCTTAAGAGAAGCATTATCCGCTTGGCCAACACTTGAAGTCAATGATGAAAACAAAAAAAGTATTACGAACGGGCAAGTAGTGGAAATCCACCCATTGTTGGCTGAGAATGAGAAAATTGTATATGAACTACTGGAGAATCCAATTGCAGTTTATATTAAACATCCAACAAAAAGTGGTATGATGAAACCAGAAAAAATGTTTTCATCTGAAAAAGGAGATTAA